The Xanthomonas sontii genomic sequence GCGCCCAGCGTCAGCGGCTGCAGCCCGGCCTGGGCCAGCGCCTGCGCCGCCGGCAGGCGTGCGTCGCCGACGAAGGCCTCGCCGACGCCGAGCATCACCGTGGCCAGGTGCGCCAGCGGCGCCAGATCGCCGGAGGCACCGACCGAGCCCTGGCACGGCACCACCGGGATCACCTCGTGCTGCAGCAGCGCTTCCAGCAGCGCCAGCGTCTGCGGCTGCAAGCCGGAGGCGCCCTGGGCCAGGCTGGCCAGCTTCAGCGCCATCATCAGTCGCACCACCGGCACCGGCATCGGCGCGCCGACCCCGGCCGCGTGCGACAGCACGATGTTGCGCTGCAGGGCCTCCAGGTCCTCGCGTTCGATGCGCACGCTGGCCAGCTTGCCGAAGCCGGTGTTGATGCCGTACACCGGCGCGCCGGTGGCGACGATCGCCTCCACGGTGCGCGCGCTGCGCAGCACCGCGTCGGCGCAGGCCGGGTCCAGGCGCACGCTGGCGCCGCGGTACACGGCGCGCCAATGCGCCAGGCTGACCGCGCCGGGGCGCAGCAGGATCTCGTCGTCGCTCATTGTCCTCTCCAGATACGCGCATGCAGCGGGTTGAAGCCCATGCGATAGACCAATTCGGCCGGTTCGGCGATGTCCCAGATCGCCAGGTCGCAGGCCAGTCCGGCGCGCAGCCGGCCGACCTGGTCCTGGCGCCCGAGCGCACGCGCCGCCTCGCGGGTGAAGCCGGCGATGCACTCGGCCACGGTCAGCCGGAACAGCGTCGCCGCCAGGTTCATCGCCAGCAGCGGGCTGGTCAGCGGCGAGGTGCCGGGGTTGCAGTCGGTGGCCAGCGCACGCGGCACGCCGGCGGCGCGCAGTGCGGCGATCGGCGGCAGCTGGGTGTCGCGGGTGAAATAGAACGCGCCCGGCAGCAGCACCGCGACGGTGCCGGCCGCGGCCATGGCGGCGACGCCGGCGTCGTCCAGGTATTCGACATGGTCGGCCGAGCGCGCGCCGTAACGCGCGGCCAGCGCCGCGCCGCCCTGGTTGGATAGTTGCTCGGCGTGGATCTTCAGCGCCAGGCCATGGCGTTGCGCGGCCTGGAACACCTGCTCGGTCTGCGCCGGGGTGAACGCGAGGTGCTCGCAGAACACGTCCACCGCCTCGGCCAGGCCCTGCGCGGCGACCGCCGGGATCATGCGCTCGCAGACCTCGTCGATATAGGCCTGGGCCTCGGCGCCGGGCGGCACCGCGTGCGCGCCGAGGAAGGTCGGCGACACGTCCACCGGGCGCAGCTCGCCCAGGCGCCGCGCCACGCGCAGCAGGCGCAGTTCGTCGTCCAGGGTCAGGCCATAGCCGGACTTGATCTCCACCGTGGTCACGCCTTCGGCCAGCAGCGCGTCCAGTCGCGGCAGGCTGGCGGCGAGCAGGGCGTCCTCGTCGGCGGCGCGGGTGGCGCGCACCGTGGAGACGATGCCGCCGCCGGCGCGGGCGATGTCGGCGTAGCTGGCGCCGAGCAGGCGCTGCTCGAACTCGCCGGCGCGGTTGCCGGCATAGACCAGGTGGGTGTGGCAATCGATCAGGCCGGGGCCGATCCAGCGTCCGCCGCAGTCGATACTGCGCTGCGCCGACAGTGGGCCGGGCAACTGCGCGGCGGCGCCGGCATAGACGATGCGGCCGTCGCGGCAGGCCACCACGCCGTCGTGGACCAGGCCCAATCCGCCGTCCTCGGCGTCGAGCGTCATCAGGTGCGCGTTGTGCCAGAGCGTGTCGCAGGGCATGGTCACGGGCAGGCTCGTCGGTTATTTTGTATATACAATATTGTGGTCGATGGAGGGTGTCCAGTGCAGACCGAGGCGCAGCAGCAGGCCAGCGGCAACGCGGGATCGGGCGATTTCTGGTGCGCGCACGCGCTGCTGCCGCAGGGCTGGGCGCGCGACGTGCGCATCGGCGTGCGCGGCGGCCGTATCGCCACGGTGCAGAACG encodes the following:
- the hutI gene encoding imidazolonepropionase, with the translated sequence MPCDTLWHNAHLMTLDAEDGGLGLVHDGVVACRDGRIVYAGAAAQLPGPLSAQRSIDCGGRWIGPGLIDCHTHLVYAGNRAGEFEQRLLGASYADIARAGGGIVSTVRATRAADEDALLAASLPRLDALLAEGVTTVEIKSGYGLTLDDELRLLRVARRLGELRPVDVSPTFLGAHAVPPGAEAQAYIDEVCERMIPAVAAQGLAEAVDVFCEHLAFTPAQTEQVFQAAQRHGLALKIHAEQLSNQGGAALAARYGARSADHVEYLDDAGVAAMAAAGTVAVLLPGAFYFTRDTQLPPIAALRAAGVPRALATDCNPGTSPLTSPLLAMNLAATLFRLTVAECIAGFTREAARALGRQDQVGRLRAGLACDLAIWDIAEPAELVYRMGFNPLHARIWRGQ